CTGTTCCATCCCAATGAGTTTCATAGACTCCAACTTGACACTTGGACCTCAGCAAGTTTGCGACATGCCGACCGGTTATGCTGTATACGTCCAATGACATTGATCCGACGGCCGTAGATGGGCATCTCTTGATTTCACAGGGAATTATCGTTACTGAGCGAAACGGATTGGGTTGATTCTGCTTGAGCCTTAACACCAGACGCGCACTCTCATGTCCCTCCATGCTCTCATCTATCCCAGTCACAGCACAATCTTCCCTCACATTGAGAACAGCTGGAGGTATCACATCCTCTACCAGACATACTCCCCCACTCACTGGCCAGGTTACCTCGACATCAAAAGTATCCCCGGCGGGGACCCCGAACTCCGCCTCCAATGAGTTCATCGAGCAATAGCCACTCCCTGCACTGACTTCTCTGAAACCTCTGAGGTTGGTTGTCCCTGCATCGTATATCTTAACCTTTGCTCCTATGCCATCTTTGTTGCTGTACCCGGGTGGACCCAGGCCTTCAAGTCTAACCTTTATGTAGTCCCCATCATCCTCATCGTTTCGGCAGAGCTTGTTCTGTCCTCTGTTGGCGACCGCCAGGTCCAGATCGCCGTCGTTATCATAGTCTCCCCAGGCAAGAGCATAAGTCTCGGCATCACCGCCAACGGGAATAACTCCTGGGGGAATGAAGTCTGTTCCATGATTTACGTATATCTTGTTTCCACTGGTTAGGCTTGAGACCGCAAGATCCAAATCGCCATCGTTATCGTAGTCTCCCCAGGCGAGATCAAAACCCACCCCTGTTCCAAAGCGCAAGAGTTCAGTGAAAATGTCCCCGCCCACATTCCGGTACAACCTGTTCTGTTCGCCATAATTGATGACCGCAAGATCCAGATCACCGTCGTTATCATAATCGCCCCACGCAAGACCTCTGGAGTTTCCCGAACCAAATCTGTCGAGCTCAATGAAGTTTCCTGAGCCGTCGTTCTTGAACAACTTGCTTGGTTGTGAGTTACCGTTCGCCACTGCCAGGTCCAGGTCACCGTCGTCATCGTAGTCTGCCCAAGCAACACTGTAGGTTCCCCAACCCGAAAAATTGCTTAATTCTGCGAAAGTCCCGTCTCCAAGATTCTCGACCAGTATGTTCGGACCACCGTTTCCAAGGGCAAGGTCCAGGTCCCCGTCATTGTCATAGTCGCCCCAGGCCAAGGAGAGTGTCCGGAAGGCTTCTCCAAAAGTGTCGACTTCGGCAAAAATGTCGCCCCCATCGTTCCTAAAGAGTATGGTGCGCCTTTCATTCTGTGATGCTGCCACATCCAGATCACCATCATTGTCAAAATCTCCCCAGGCTAGCCCCCCGAACCCTTTCCCAGCAGCATTCAATCCAAGGAAGACTTCCGCTCCATCGTTTCTGTAGAGTCTGTTCTGTTCATTCAAATTGGAAATCGCCAGATCCAAGTCGCCGTCGGCATCATAGTCCCCCCACGCCGCGCCGGAACTGACGCCGGACCCAAATTGATCGAATCCAGTGAAGCCTGCAAAGGAAGGGGTTACTAACCCTAGAAGAACTGCGACTATTGTAGAATTGACTCGCCCGTGTATCACTTCAACCCTCAGCTTCTGGAGGGATTTGGGGATGGTGCCCCTTTACAACTTAGAACACAGATCTCAGAACGCAGAACTTTAAGCGATGCCACCATCACTTCCAAGATCAAACCCTGGAGGCGGTGTTTGACATTTTTCTTTTGCTCTGGGCGCATGGGCGCCCTCCAATTTCTTTGCCAAAACTCAACTGAGTGTAGCAGGAAACACCCGATACGTCAAGGGGCTGTCCACATGTAGTTTTGCATTTGAAATGACCTAGTTTTTTGACATTTGAACTGTCCGCTTCATGTAAGCTACCTTCGACGAGGTTTGTCCAGCAAGACTTTGTCAGAGAGAACTTCGGCGTGGAGTCCATCGACGAACTGAATCGGAGGTTCGTTCGCTGGCAAAGGTGGTTTAACTACCAGTTCCATTCTAATGTCCCGGGAATGGCTCAGCGGACCCCTGGCGAAGCTTACCATCCCTTCAGGAGAAGAAGAAGCCCAAGAGAGCTGAGAACGATGCTCGTGATCGAGGACAGAAGAAAGGTGATGCGAGATTCGAGAATCTCTCTTTACGAGCATCGCTATCGAGTACCGCCTGGGTATATCGGCTGTCGTATATGGGTGAAAATCATCGGAGACAAAATCATCTTCGAGGCAATGAACAGGGTCATCTGGAAACAGAGGCTGAGGCTCTGATCCCGCCCCTCCAAAGGATGAAGTTGGGACAATTCAAACGCAAGAAAACCGGACAAATCAAATGCAAAGTTACATCCACAAGTACATCACCAAATCCCCACCATCCCCCAACCACCTTCTTATATGCGCATGTTCACATTTGCGCAATTGCGCAAATGCGAGAATCCGCGACCGGAGATTCTGGTACTTGACTGAAGCCCCTCCGTCTGCTACGCTAGTGTCGCAGTGGCCTCTCTCATTCCCGCCGATTCAAAGAGGTCTCAATGGAAGATCTAAGAAGGGCTTTCAATGCCCTCGGAAATAGAAGGCGTCTCAAGATTCTCGTGTCACTTCTGGAATCAGGTGGGGCCACAGTCGGCGAGATCGCCCAAAGACACAGGATCCATATTACCAGCCCCTCCAGGCACCTGACGAAGCTTGAGTCCGCCGGCCTCCTAAGAACCCGGCAGCGCGCACAGTACGTCTACTATTCACCTGACACGTCCAGCAAGTCATCTACGATCCGAACCATCCTCGACCTGATCCGAAACTCACCCAAGCGCCGTATCAAATAATGTGCTTACTTGCGCATTTGCGCAAATGCGGGAATGTGCAAAAAGCATTCCGGTAGGGTCAAGGGATGGAGGGGACACACCTCGGTGCTTGACCCCCTCCTTCGCTCTTACGAGCTTAGAATACTCCGCTCGACTTCTCTCGGGAGGCCGTGAAACGGCCCGGGCAGGCGGGATTTCACGATGGATCTACGACTTGACCCTCCGAGTACTCGAAGGATTTTCAGCATTTTGACATTTCTGACCGCACCTAGTTGTATGCCAACTACCAGGCAAGTAACTGTATGGAGACAGTCCTACCGATGGCTGGATTCGGTCAGAGGTTATCCTGGTCCTTTTGCCAGATCGTCAGTCTTCCTTCTTCGTCGTGAATCTTTATCCAGCCCAACGGAGGCATCTTGCTGTCGTCACCTAGGGAGTCCTCCTGCCAACCCTGTCTTATCTTCACGAAGTCACCCTTCTGTTCAATGATCCTGAACGTCTTGTATTTGTAGTCATCCTTCTTAATGACGGTTGCCTCTGCGTCTTCCTTGGGCTGGGCATAGATCTTTCGTGTTCCGTCTTTTGAGCCGAAGAAGACGTCACTAACAAACCAACTAGGCGTCCCTATGGAGTCCAGCATGGCAACGTACGTGAAGAAATCCCGTTCCAGTTCTTCCAACTTGACCCATGTTCTAGAATTCTCGATCTGCTTGTACACTATCCGCAAGTAATCACCGGACCTACCCACAATGGGAAACCTGTAGCTCGCCACGTGCACTTCGATGAATTCAGGGTGGTATCCGAAATTGCTGACTGGTACCGTCCCGGCAAGCACATGAATGGGATTTGCGCGCGTGAACTTGCCGAGCGCTTTGTTGTAGGCCTTCATCTGAGCTTTTCCTGGCTCACGTGACGTAATCGTCAGAATACCCACAGCATCCTTCAGAACGTTTCCTGAGATGCTATCATACGGCACATGGTAGAGCTCGAAAGGTGCACCAGCAAAAGCAGCACTAGAAAACGAACAGACTGCAAAGCCAAGTGCAAAAGCGATATATCGGTTCATCCTCGAATAGTCCTTTGGCAAATTGTTTGGGTGCATGGGCGCCCTCCAGTTTCTTTGCCAAAACCCAGCCGAGTGTAGCAGAGAACACCCGATACGTCAAGGGGCTGTCCACAAGTACATCACCAAATCCCCACCATGTCTCAACCAACCCACGCTCTCACATGCGCATGTTCACATTTGCGCAATTGCGCAAATGCGCACATATGCACGCATTGGTCGATTCCGCCTTTTCGAGAAGCCGAAAAAGGCAAAAGTCGAATATCTCCTCAGCCGAACATGTTGACAATTGTGCACATGTCGTCATGTCGCTATTTTTACCAAGGGACTGTGCTTGAGCGCCGAGCATACCGAGGGGTACCTCGATTCAGTGGGTACTAATGGGACCTTGGGCGTTGAGTCCCGAGTCTGTCGGGGGACAAAGGTGATGTCTACAGTCCTTTCACTTTCGCCATGCCATCGGGGAATCTGGGTCTTCTCCGCGCTGGCGCATTTTGTATTCTTCTACGAACTGCGCTGCTGCGCTTCTCTGCCTTTCTGTCAGTTTCGCGCTATCCCTTAGACGTCTTACCCTATCAATAATCTCATCAGGATCAAACAGATGTTCAAACCACTTCGGGTCAAGCCGATAATGCTCTGTACCAGCCACGTCTGAGACGGACTGCCGGAAGCTTTTCTGTAGAAAACGCTCCAGGAGTATGACAAGGCCTGAATCATCCTTGATGACTCCATTGACCCAGGATTTGACTTCATCTATGGCATCCCAGTTTTTCCACATTGACAGAACTCGTGGCAATGCTGGCGCCTGCAAAAGTGTCTCCCCGGAGGCAGCCTGTCGTATCTTTTCGACAGCCACATTTTCAAGTTCTTTGAGATGTGCCTCAGTAACGAACCTTTTTTCCTCCTGATACGGCTCCTTCACGCCGTATTTTCCGTGTTCTTGGCCCAAGGTCGCAACCTCATCGACAATTGTGGAAATGGCGCCACCATTTGACATCCCCTCCCTCAGTATCTTGAATCTAGCTGGCTCATCCAGTCTCCGTAGCAGTTGTCTCAGAACACGTCCTATGTTAATCCCGACCCCGAGATCGAACATACTACTCCGTTCCCCTTCAGCAGCCACCAGATTGTCCCCCACTTCGAATAAGGCCTTTGCGATCTCGGGAATATGGTCAGGCGGGATTGCCTCTGCTGTGTAGTCTTCTAGTCGATTCAAAAATGCCCTAGCCTTCGTTCTCCCACCAGGGTATTTGTGCCCTGCAAGGTCCACCAGAGTATTCCCCAACGCTTCCGCATCTCCTGTATGTGCCAACAAAATCTCCATCTCGAGGTTAGAGATGCCAGTCTCCGGCACACTAAGGCGGAAATAGACCGAGAAGACATCTGCGCTGCACACGCGGAGTTCTTTGCGCCATGTGGACTCCCAATCAGATCCATAGTGCATGTTCGACCAGACTGCCTCCAGCTTCGGAAACACCTCCATTATGAGCTGCTTGATAGACTCTTGGTCAGTTTCAGCGATCTTCTTTAGCCACGATTCGTGGAAGGGCTTGAGCTCATCATCCAAAGACCCCCCACTAATCCCGTCGGAGCTCGGTCCAACAAATGCTTCAGGATTCCTCCGGATGATGTCGTATACGAAAGGACAGAAAACGCGCAGAGCCTCCACAGCAACAAAGTCAACGGGATTTACTTCTCCTCTGACAGGTGCGTACGAAACAGTTAAAGCATTGGACAGACGGACAACGTCCCTTGGGGTGTTTATGAAATGGTCAATTCCTTTTTTGTAGACATTGGCGAAGCGTGTACGATCAAACAACTCTTCATCAGTGCCAGCGGACACGGCATCAAGTCTCTCGAACAAGAGTTCTACGAGCGAGAACTTTTCGGGAAGAGGGAGTTCA
This genomic stretch from candidate division TA06 bacterium harbors:
- a CDS encoding CRTAC1 family protein; the protein is MIHGRVNSTIVAVLLGLVTPSFAGFTGFDQFGSGVSSGAAWGDYDADGDLDLAISNLNEQNRLYRNDGAEVFLGLNAAGKGFGGLAWGDFDNDGDLDVAASQNERRTILFRNDGGDIFAEVDTFGEAFRTLSLAWGDYDNDGDLDLALGNGGPNILVENLGDGTFAELSNFSGWGTYSVAWADYDDDGDLDLAVANGNSQPSKLFKNDGSGNFIELDRFGSGNSRGLAWGDYDNDGDLDLAVINYGEQNRLYRNVGGDIFTELLRFGTGVGFDLAWGDYDNDGDLDLAVSSLTSGNKIYVNHGTDFIPPGVIPVGGDAETYALAWGDYDNDGDLDLAVANRGQNKLCRNDEDDGDYIKVRLEGLGPPGYSNKDGIGAKVKIYDAGTTNLRGFREVSAGSGYCSMNSLEAEFGVPAGDTFDVEVTWPVSGGVCLVEDVIPPAVLNVREDCAVTGIDESMEGHESARLVLRLKQNQPNPFRSVTIIPCEIKRCPSTAVGSMSLDVYSITGRHVANLLRSKCQVGVYETHWDGTDRAGNKLPSGVYFCVLRIGELQERRRLELIR
- a CDS encoding ArsR family transcriptional regulator, whose product is MEDLRRAFNALGNRRRLKILVSLLESGGATVGEIAQRHRIHITSPSRHLTKLESAGLLRTRQRAQYVYYSPDTSSKSSTIRTILDLIRNSPKRRIK
- a CDS encoding NTPase KAP, producing the protein MTEVSQGTLSADRPKEHPDDDNLGYAPFAKHLAESICRMAPTEGLVMAVYGPWGSGKSTLLNFVVHYLQQMSESEQPVVVRFNPWWFSGHEDLTRRFFVQLQAVLRSRGDIWDGIRVGIADFAELVSVIPTPYTAGAKLFARRVRPKERDVPEVKSRISGLLRNQKNRILVVMDDIDRLAAEEIRSLFRVIKSVADFPNVIYLLVFDRKVVVEALQPIQGMSGEAYLEKIVQVPFELPLPEKFSLVELLFERLDAVSAGTDEELFDRTRFANVYKKGIDHFINTPRDVVRLSNALTVSYAPVRGEVNPVDFVAVEALRVFCPFVYDIIRRNPEAFVGPSSDGISGGSLDDELKPFHESWLKKIAETDQESIKQLIMEVFPKLEAVWSNMHYGSDWESTWRKELRVCSADVFSVYFRLSVPETGISNLEMEILLAHTGDAEALGNTLVDLAGHKYPGGRTKARAFLNRLEDYTAEAIPPDHIPEIAKALFEVGDNLVAAEGERSSMFDLGVGINIGRVLRQLLRRLDEPARFKILREGMSNGGAISTIVDEVATLGQEHGKYGVKEPYQEEKRFVTEAHLKELENVAVEKIRQAASGETLLQAPALPRVLSMWKNWDAIDEVKSWVNGVIKDDSGLVILLERFLQKSFRQSVSDVAGTEHYRLDPKWFEHLFDPDEIIDRVRRLRDSAKLTERQRSAAAQFVEEYKMRQRGEDPDSPMAWRK